One genomic window of Halorhabdus sp. CBA1104 includes the following:
- a CDS encoding universal stress protein — protein sequence MSVDLGSDDRALLEHVLLPVANEDDALATARALEPYDPERVTAIHVVEKGEGVPDKTPVEQSGDLAEESYAAVRTVFPDADDYTGYARDVVEAIDEAAADIDASAVAFRPRGGNRLIQFVSGDTTLKLVTEVERPVITLPHNDT from the coding sequence ATGAGTGTCGATCTCGGTTCGGACGATCGAGCGCTACTCGAACACGTCCTCCTGCCGGTCGCCAACGAAGACGACGCCCTGGCGACGGCACGGGCACTCGAACCGTACGATCCCGAACGCGTCACGGCCATACACGTCGTCGAGAAGGGCGAGGGCGTCCCGGACAAGACGCCCGTCGAGCAATCCGGGGACCTCGCCGAAGAATCCTACGCGGCGGTCCGAACTGTCTTTCCCGACGCCGACGACTACACTGGGTACGCCCGGGATGTCGTCGAAGCGATCGACGAAGCCGCGGCGGATATCGACGCGAGCGCGGTCGCCTTCCGGCCCCGGGGCGGAAACCGCCTGATCCAATTCGTCTCGGGTGACACCACGCTGAAGCTGGTTACCGAGGTCGAGCGCCCTGTGATAACGCTACCACACAACGACACATGA